One part of the Solea solea chromosome 16, fSolSol10.1, whole genome shotgun sequence genome encodes these proteins:
- the LOC131474979 gene encoding protein PET100 homolog, mitochondrial, whose protein sequence is MSKADVEMGVKIEVFRMVLYLSFPVSMFWISNQAEYFEEYVVKRKREIFPPNEAQNRKELEDFKERIRVRRERKLLQDISVETEN, encoded by the exons ATGTCTAAAGCTGATGTAGAAATGGGTGTTAAAATCGAAGTTTTCAGA aTGGTGCTGTATCTGTCCTTTCCTGTGAGCATGTTTTGGATTTCAAATCAAGCAGAATACTTTGAGGAATACGTGGTAAAGAGAAAG AGGGAGATCTTCCCACCTAACGAGGCACAAAAT aggaaagagttggaggATTTTAAGGAGCGAATACGTGTTCGTAGGGAGCGGAAATTATTGCAAGATATTTCTGTGGAAACTGAAAACTGA